One segment of Vibrio gazogenes DNA contains the following:
- a CDS encoding MotA/TolQ/ExbB proton channel family protein: MKLKVCLSLCLLSLTTPVMADNSQTSLVNQAQSAQQQERQHNRVRETSFQETEQTLRAEVKRLQKAKVNLQEEIDSLTSQFSHNESALAKQEEKLRLETGSLGEIFGVVRQNAKTLKSDLSHSITQIDRQTYAPVVDDIVAAKSLPSLKQLSGLWQSMNEQIRASGEVTQVKVPYVNESGIKSTEAAARLGSFGLIATQGYMNWDDNKQVAFPYLKQPDDSPTLNSIAPLLAGQTQSLVVDPSKGTLLAQLANVPTLLDRLKAGGVVGNIILGLLAIGLVIAILRGISLAVIKQKIKAQLKMPQQPGDNPLGRVLSVYDKEKHRSVEALELRLLEVVVDEQSHLEKGLSMLKLLAALAPMLGLLGTVTGMIETFQVITQFGNGDPKVMAGGISMALITTVLGLVAAMPMLLAHNILSSQAESIRTILEKQGIGLVAAQAENDQVSKDDLEHAA; this comes from the coding sequence ATGAAATTAAAAGTATGCCTCAGCCTTTGCTTATTGAGTCTGACGACGCCAGTTATGGCTGATAACAGCCAGACGTCCTTGGTCAATCAAGCCCAAAGCGCACAACAGCAGGAACGACAACATAACCGAGTGCGGGAAACATCGTTTCAGGAAACCGAGCAAACGTTGCGAGCAGAAGTGAAACGCTTACAAAAAGCCAAAGTGAATCTGCAAGAAGAGATTGATTCACTGACGTCTCAATTCAGTCACAATGAAAGCGCGTTGGCGAAGCAAGAAGAGAAACTCCGGCTTGAAACCGGCTCACTGGGTGAAATATTCGGCGTGGTACGGCAAAACGCCAAGACCCTCAAATCAGATTTGTCTCATTCGATAACGCAAATTGATCGACAGACTTACGCACCGGTTGTTGATGACATTGTTGCCGCGAAATCGCTTCCGTCACTCAAGCAGCTTAGTGGCTTGTGGCAGAGTATGAATGAACAAATTCGCGCGAGTGGTGAAGTCACTCAAGTGAAGGTGCCTTATGTCAATGAATCCGGGATCAAAAGTACGGAGGCCGCCGCCCGCCTTGGCTCATTTGGCCTGATTGCTACCCAAGGGTACATGAACTGGGATGACAACAAACAGGTCGCGTTCCCTTATCTCAAACAACCCGATGACAGCCCGACACTAAACAGCATTGCACCATTACTGGCCGGTCAGACACAATCACTGGTTGTTGACCCGTCAAAAGGAACATTGCTGGCTCAGCTTGCAAATGTACCAACCTTACTTGATCGTTTAAAAGCGGGCGGTGTTGTCGGAAATATCATTTTGGGTCTGCTTGCCATTGGCCTTGTCATCGCGATTTTGCGAGGTATTTCTCTGGCGGTGATCAAGCAAAAAATCAAAGCACAGCTTAAAATGCCTCAGCAACCGGGCGACAATCCGTTAGGCCGAGTGCTGAGTGTGTATGACAAAGAGAAACATCGTAGCGTTGAAGCATTGGAACTCCGTTTACTGGAAGTTGTTGTTGATGAACAAAGCCATCTCGAAAAAGGGTTGTCAATGCTCAAACTGCTTGCTGCGTTAGCGCCGATGCTTGGGTTACTCGGTACGGTGACCGGTATGATCGAAACATTTCAGGTCATTACTCAGTTCGGGAATGGGGATCCGAAAGTTATGGCTGGCGGCATATCCATGGCGCTGATCACCACGGTTCTGGGATTGGTTGCAGCAATGCCCATGTTACTGGCACACAACATCCTTTCTTCTCAGGCCGAAAGTATTCGTACCATTCTTGAAAAACAGGGGATTGGTTTAGTTGCCGCACAAGCAGAGAACGATCAAGTCTCAAAAGATGATTTGGAGCATGCTGCGTGA